The Clostridia bacterium genomic sequence TTATTACTACCGATGCCCAGGTTGACTCCGAAGCTTTGGATCTGGCTTTGCGTACTGCGGTAGCCGATAGCTTTAACATGATTACCGTTGATGGCGATACCAGTACCAACGATATGGTGCTGGTGATGGCCAACGGGTGGGCCGGTAACCGCGAACTCAAGGAAGGCGTACCGGGGTGGTCTAGCTTCCAGGCAGCATTAAAGTACGTGTGTACTTATTTAGCCCGATGCATTGCCCGCGATGGTGAGGGCGCTACCAAACTGATTGAAGTGGTGGTCAAAGGAGCAAGAAGCATCGATGATGCTCGTTTAGCAGCGCGTTCAGTTGCTGGTTCGAACTTAGTGAAGGCCGCGATATTTGGAAGCGATGCCAATTGGGGGCGTATTCTGGCGGCTATAGGTTACTCAGGCGCTGTCTTTGATCCAGGTAAAGTTGACATCTTCCTTTCGGCACCCGGCGCTGGGTTGCAGGATTCAGGAAGCTACCCCACAGGTTGGGCGAGCCGCGGAATTAAGGTGGCCGGTGATGGGGTCGGACTGGATTTTGATGAAGCAGAAGCCAAGAAAATTCTCGGTAACTCAGAAATCGTCATAGTCGTAGATCTGAAAGAGGGCGAGAAAGAAGCTCGGGCTTGGGGTTGTGATTTAACTTACGATTATGTGCGCATAAACGCCGAGTATCGCAGCTGAAGCGCGTTGGGGGGAAGATATCAAATGGTGCTTACGGCCTTGGAAAAAGCAGGAATACTAATAGAGGCACTTCCCTACATACGCCGCTTTTATGGAAAGACGGTTGTAATCAAATATGGTGGGCATGCCATGACCGACTGCAAACTGAAAGAGGCCGTAATTCGGGACGTGATTTTGATGAAATTTGTAGGTATGCACCCAGTATTAGTACACGGCGGCGGACCTGAGATCACAGCTATGCTGGAGCGCTTACATATACCGTCAACTTTCGTAAACGGGGAGCGAGTAACTGATGCCTCCACCATGGAGATCGTGGAAATGGTGCTGGTGGGTAAAGTTAATAAGGAAATAGTGGCTCTCATCAACCGAGCTGGAGGCAAGGCAGTTGGCCTAAGCGGCAAAGATGGTTGTCTCATTCAAGCCAGCAAGAAGGAAGTGTCTGGCTCAGATCAGGCTGATTTAGGTTTTGTTGGCCAAATAGTAAATATAAACCCCGAGATTATTCGAACCGTGATTGATCAAGGGTATATACCGGTAGTTGCTCCGGTAGGCGTGGGAAATCAAGGGGAAGGGTACAACATCAATGCCGACTTTGTTGCCGGAGCTTTGGCTTCGGCGTTGCAGGCAGACAAATTGGTGCTCTTAACCGATGTGGAAGGAATCAAGGGGCCAGGTGGCAAAATCTTGTCATCTATTAGCACTTCCCAAGTGCCTACCTTGATAAGGGAAGGGATTATTAGAGGGGGGATGATTCCTAAAGTAAAGTGTTGCGTTGAAGCTTTGGAGAATGGCATCTCTTCAGCTCACATCATCGATGGACGCATCCCCCATTCCCTCTTGTTGGAGATTTTCACCGATGAAGGCATTGGGACTATGGTAACACGAGAAAAGCTTGCTAGCGAATAAAGGCACGGCGGGGGGTTTACTTTGGATAATCACGAGGTCATTAGTTTGGGTACCCAGTATATTATGTCAACTTATGCTCGACCGCCGGTGGCTATAGTTAAGGGCCAAGGGGTCAGAGTTTGGGATGCCGATGGTAAGTCATATCTAGATTTTGTAGCCGGAATCGCGGTCAATGCTTTAGGCCATTGCCACCCTAACGTAGTTCAAGCCATTAAAAATCAAGCCGAGAAGCTGATCCATTGTTCCAATTTATATTGGAGTGAGCCACAAGTAAGGCTGGCTGAGCTCCTGGCCAAGCATTCCGGCCTAGATCAGGTCTTCTTTTGTAACAGCGGCGCTGAGGCTAATGAAGCGGCCATTAAGCTGGCGCGGAAGTACAGCAAGGAACGCCGTGGGCCCAACCGCTATCATATCATTACCATGACGGGATCCTTCCATGGCCGGACCATGGGAGCCCTAACAGCTACGGCCCAGGAAAAGATTCATCACGGGTTTGAGCCCTTGCTGCCGGGTTTCAGTTATGCGCAGTTCAACGACTTGTCTGCGGTAGAGGCCAACATCCGACCTGAAACTTGTGCAGTTATGGTAGAACCGGTGCAAGGGGAAAGCGGGGTGAACTTGGCTGAACCTGGTTTCCTAATTGGGCTGGAAAAGGTATGTCGCCAACACCAATTGCTGCTGATTGTTGACGAAGTACAATGTGGTTTGGGGCGAACCGGTCAGTTTTTGGCCTTTCAGCATTTTGGTATCAGGCCAGATATAGTTGTTCTGGCCAAAGCTTTGGGTGGGGGTCTGCCCATAGGGGCAATTCTGGCTACTACCGAAGTAGCTTCAGCTTTCCGGCCCGGAAGCCATGGATCGACCTTTGGGGCCAATCCAGTTGCCTGTGCAGCTTCCGAGGCAGTCATTGAAACCTTGGAGAAGGAAGGCCTAATTGAAAATGCTCGTAAGCAGGGGGAATACTTCTTAAGGCGCCTTAAGGAGTTGGCTAGTTTGCCGCAATTTCGACCTCTAGTTAAGGACGTCCGGGGAATGGGGCTGATGCTGGCTATGGAACTAACTATTCCCGGGGCTCGAGTCGTAGATAGCTGTCGAGAAAAGGGGTTGCTCATTAACTGCACGGCCGAGAACGTGCTTCGCTTCTTGCCTCCCCTCATAGTTAACGCTGCTGAAATCGATGCGGCCGCTGCCATTTTAGCTGAAGCGTTGGAGGAGGAAACCCAATCCAATAGCAAGGAGGAACACTGAGTGCTAAGCATCGGTACGACTAAATTAGATGTCGGGCTTAAGGGGCGGGATTTACTGTCCCTGGCCGACCTCAATAGTGCTGAGGTGGGTCGCATCCTGGAGGTAGCCTTTGAACTTAAAAGAATGCAACGTCAGGGTGAGCCCCACCAATTGCTTCCAGGCAAGATCCTGGC encodes the following:
- the argJ gene encoding bifunctional glutamate N-acetyltransferase/amino-acid acetyltransferase ArgJ produces the protein MSPEFVFVPGGVTAARGFKAAGVHAGLKKSGKPDLALIYSQTQSRAAAVFTQNLVQAAPITITKKHLDDGQLQAIVVNSGNANACTGKAGLEAATTMADVAGAALGIPASLVGVASTGVIGVPLPVDLVVSGIKLAAAQLSDTGGEQAAQAILTTDTFVKQTAVQVSVDGRLVTVGGMAKGSGMIHPNMATMLAFITTDAQVDSEALDLALRTAVADSFNMITVDGDTSTNDMVLVMANGWAGNRELKEGVPGWSSFQAALKYVCTYLARCIARDGEGATKLIEVVVKGARSIDDARLAARSVAGSNLVKAAIFGSDANWGRILAAIGYSGAVFDPGKVDIFLSAPGAGLQDSGSYPTGWASRGIKVAGDGVGLDFDEAEAKKILGNSEIVIVVDLKEGEKEARAWGCDLTYDYVRINAEYRS
- a CDS encoding acetylornithine transaminase, translating into MDNHEVISLGTQYIMSTYARPPVAIVKGQGVRVWDADGKSYLDFVAGIAVNALGHCHPNVVQAIKNQAEKLIHCSNLYWSEPQVRLAELLAKHSGLDQVFFCNSGAEANEAAIKLARKYSKERRGPNRYHIITMTGSFHGRTMGALTATAQEKIHHGFEPLLPGFSYAQFNDLSAVEANIRPETCAVMVEPVQGESGVNLAEPGFLIGLEKVCRQHQLLLIVDEVQCGLGRTGQFLAFQHFGIRPDIVVLAKALGGGLPIGAILATTEVASAFRPGSHGSTFGANPVACAASEAVIETLEKEGLIENARKQGEYFLRRLKELASLPQFRPLVKDVRGMGLMLAMELTIPGARVVDSCREKGLLINCTAENVLRFLPPLIVNAAEIDAAAAILAEALEEETQSNSKEEH
- the argB gene encoding acetylglutamate kinase; amino-acid sequence: MVLTALEKAGILIEALPYIRRFYGKTVVIKYGGHAMTDCKLKEAVIRDVILMKFVGMHPVLVHGGGPEITAMLERLHIPSTFVNGERVTDASTMEIVEMVLVGKVNKEIVALINRAGGKAVGLSGKDGCLIQASKKEVSGSDQADLGFVGQIVNINPEIIRTVIDQGYIPVVAPVGVGNQGEGYNINADFVAGALASALQADKLVLLTDVEGIKGPGGKILSSISTSQVPTLIREGIIRGGMIPKVKCCVEALENGISSAHIIDGRIPHSLLLEIFTDEGIGTMVTREKLASE